Within the Rosa rugosa chromosome 2, drRosRugo1.1, whole genome shotgun sequence genome, the region CCAATGAAGCACCATTGCCGCCCACGTTGAAGAAAGCTACATACACACCAAAACCGGATCCTAGAATCCATGAAGATCCGAGCAGCCAAACTCGCTCCCCATGGAATCCCGTCCTGACAGAACACACAGCCTCTCCACCTCCCCTTGAAATCCAAGCTAGCAGCCCCGAGAGCATGAACTCCTCCCCAAAACGAATCCAAACGGATCCGAAACGAGCCAAGCATTTGACCACAACAATGTCCAACCTAAAAGCCTCATCAGACGAGTGAGAAAAACGTACTCCCCGCCCGGTTGCACTGACCTCACCGCGACAAGACCATAGCCTGCCTTAGCGCCCTAGCTGCCGGACGAGAAATAGAAGAGGCACGAAGTGAAAACCAAAGGAGTCGTGCGTTGAGGCGCGTTCTAGGAAGAAACCCTAATCTAGGTGTTTGCTACTATCATTTTTAGAGGAAAACAAATATACATTATAAGAGCTAAGGGCCTATTTGGTAACTTAACTAGaatttgtctaatttttttttttttgaaaagtagtTTCATTAAATCAGATAACAATTACATTGTTTCGAATGACATCCCTTATAATGTCGGGAGCTAGTATAAACCATACTTAATTGACTGTCACTATCTCTTAAAGCATGGGAAGCTAAAGTATGGGCAACTACATTAGCTTCTTGTTGAACATGAGTAACACTAAAACCAGAATGGCCTTGCAATAATTGCCTAACCTCCTCGATCAACAAATTCATAGTCGACAAATCTTGAGAAGGAGAGTTAATAGCTTGAACCAAAAGTGAGCAATCACTTTCAAAAATTACCTCTTCATGGTGCAAAGACCGGGCTAGTAGAATGCCATCTCAAAGTGCCAGCAGCTCGACATGAAATGGTGATGTGAGTAGAGCATATGGTTTCATATGTCCAGCTATGAAACTACCCACATCATTACGTAGAAAACAACCCATTCCACCTCATCTGGAAGATGCTTGATACGCTCcatctcaattcattttataccGACCTATTGCTGGAGCCTTCCAACGTGTAGGTTGCTAGCTTTGTCTGTGAGGGCTAGCATTATACTTCTTAAACTCTTCATACCATCCAACAGTTAACAACAAGGTTTCAGACGCGTGTTTACCTTTCTGCTCCCACACTTGGGCATTCCTATTCTTCCATATTCCCCAAAACAACATCAGAACCTTGTTCAGCTCTTCTTTAGATAGTGTCGGTACTATGGCCAGAAACCACTCTTGAATAGAAGCAATGGCCAGTCCCTGCCAGCTGACACCAGCTCTACTCCACACCTCACGTGCATGTAGGCAATTAATGAACAAATGCAAACTATCTTCATAATTATGAGCACATAAACTACAATCCAAAGCACCATTATAGCCTTTAGTACTAAGGCTAACCTGAGTAGGTAAGATATTGCTTACCAATCTCCATGCATGCAAAGCCACCTTACCGGGTACTGTAGCACTCCAAATTGCCTTCCACACCAGCCTTAAGGGATGTATAGGGGGTTTAGGAGCAAGGACCAAGCCAAGTGCCAAATCTTTTGCTATATAGTATGCACTATTAGTTGTAAAGAAGCCTTTTTTGTTAAAATGCCACACCTGTCTGTCCCCACCCATAGACCGACTTAGCGGTATGTTGAGTATCAACTCAATGTCAGCTTGATTGAAATGCCTCTGAATGATATTTAAATCCCAAGTTTGAGTAACAGGATCAATAAGCTCCGCAACAAATCTAGGGGCATCTCGAGAGGGTGGAGAAGATGGGCAGTGAGGGTATACATCCAGGATCCAGTTATGCTTCAAATATTTCTATCTGAGATCCATCACCAACTTGCCATCTTAGCCCTCGAAGAAGTACTTGGCATGCTTCCCATATACTACGCCAAGAGAAAGAAGGTGTATTCCCCAACTCAGCATTCTCATATTCATTAGTTGGAAAGTAAATATCCTTGCACAATCTTGCTATAAGAGAATCTGGAGTTTGTAGCAATCTCCAACTCTGTTTGGCAAGCATCGCTAAATTAAACCAATGCTGGTTTTTAAAAGCCATACCACCATCCTACTTTGAGATACACACCCGCTCCCGATCTCCAATGGATTTTATTCTTGTTCTCCGAGTCTCCCCACCAAAACCCCGCACATAACTTATGCAAGTCATCACATAACCCAACTGGTAACTTATAACAGTTCATCATATACATTGGAACAAATTGCCCCACTGCTTTGATTAATATCTCCTTGCCCGCACCATTTAACAACTTAGCTCTCTAGCTCACTACCTTCTTCGTAAGCTTTTCTTTCAAATAACTAAAGGCAGCTGATTTTTTCCTGCCTACATGTGTGGGTAGACCCAAATATCTGTCGTGTTTCTCCACACGCTTCGTTCCCAACATACTAGCCAGAAATTCCTGTCTATTCATATCCATTCCCCGACTAAAAGCCACTTCGCTCTTTTGCAAATTTACACGCTGCCCTGAAGCAATTTCATACGTGTACAATATATTTCGAAACTGTTGGCTTTCTTCCTAGGTCGCAGTTCCAAAAAGAAAACTATCATCCGCAAAAAGTAGATGATGTAAAACCGGTGCATGAGAATTAATTTGAATACCTTGCAACTACTGCTGACGCACAAAATGTTCAATCAACGAAGACAGACCCTCTCCACACAAAATGAACAAATATGGTGATAATTCTTGCCTGATGCCTCTAGTTGGCTTCACATAACCTCAAATATCCCATTTAATAGAAAAGAATAACTCACTGTTTTGATGCTTGTCATGATCAACTCCACCCATGCCTGAGCAAAACCCAACTTCATAAGCATATTTTGGAGGAAACTCCATTCAAGTCTGTCATAAGCCTTACTAAAGTCCAACTTCAAGGAAAAATGTTCTGATGCCTTCCTTCTCTCAGTATGTAAGAAATGAGCTACCTCTGTTGCCACCAATGTGTTATCTGAAATTAACCTTCTCAAGATGAAAGCACTCTGCAATGGAGAAATCACCTTCCCCAACAAACCTTTCAGCCTATTTGCCAACACTTTCGAGCAAATACGATAAAGAATATTACATAAAGCTATAGGCCGTAGATCTATCATATTCTTAGGCTCTTGTACTTTCTGAATCAAAGTTATATGAGTAAAAGTAACCTCGCGAATAAGAGTGCCAGAGGTTAAAAAAGAGTGCACCGCACTGCAAACATCACTTCCAACCGTGCTCCAATACTTTTGGAAGAAAAACGGAGACATTCCACTGGGCCAGGCGACTTAGATGGATGCATTTGGAAAGCAGCTGCTCTAATCTCCTCATCAGTATACACAACTAACAGTTCCTAGTTCATTTCATTCATTACTCTAGGAGTCACTGTGCCTAGAATCAGGTTCATGGCCACTTCATTTGTACCCTCTGTTGAAAACATTTTGCGATAATAATTACTCACAACCTTCTCAATTTGGTTAGCCTCTGTCACACTACTTCCATTGTCATCAAACAACCCTTTAATAGTGTTACGCTGCCTCCGATTAGATGCTCGCCGGTGGAAATATGCAGTATTTCTATCACCCGACTTCAACCAcatttcttttgattgttgactCCATATGGTCTCTTCTTGTGTCAATAGCTCCTGAAGACGAATATTCAGCGCTTGCTTTTCCTGGTTCATAGCAGAGTCAAAAGGTGCCTCCAACAGTTCATTCAACCTTGCCCTAACTGCCCGCATTTCAGCTTGACGAAACTGCAAAGTATCACGCTGCCATGTATTAAGAGTAGTGCCAGTATTACGGATCTTCTGACAAACCTGCTCATAGGATCACCCTCCGTTACCCCTTGCcaaccactcttcacaacctcTTCACATGCAGCATGTTGTGCCCAGAATTGCTCAAACCGGAAAAGCCTCTTTTTTCTTCCAACCTGCATACTTGGAGACGCACATACTTCAACTAATAATGGACTATGATCAGAGGAACTGGGATGCAAGTGCGTCGTAGTGGAATGGCTGAACATGTGCCTCAGTCCATCAGTCTAGAGACTACAACCAAGTCTCTCCTTTGTTTGGTAGTCAGACCACGTATATGGACTACCTCTGAATCCCATGTCAATCAAGGAGCAATCCATCACACACTCACGAAAAGCTTGCATCTGGAGTGGTCTTCTTTCCCCTCCTCCAATTTTCTCTGATCGTTCaaggatttcattaaagtcCCCACAAATCAACCATGGCAAAGATGATTGACTGGCAAGTCGCCTCATCAACGCCCAGGTCTCTCTTCGGACCCCCGCCTGTGCGTAACCATATATCCCTGTCAGTCTCTATTCATCAACCGATCCCCGAGCACCAATTGACACATCCACATGCCTAGTAGAATAGTTATGCACATGCAGAAGAACATCGTTCATCCTAAGCATAGCGATTCCACGTGAATCATCTCCCTTAGGCTCACACAAACAATTATCAAAACCCACCTTCACCCGCAAAGTCTCCATCTAGTTAGGATCACATAGAGTCTCAGAAAGGAACAAGATTCGTGGCTTCTCCTGCCTAATAATATCGATCAGGGCCCTACGTCTGTAGTTCCCTACAATGCCCCGGCAATTCCAGGCCAATACCCGGAATGCCATGCCGTCTCAGACAGCCTTGCGTGCGCCGCTTTTTGGTTTCTTAGAGCAgggctctgctagggtttttaatgaaaagaacttgTCTATTTCAGCATCCTTCATTAATGGTACTCCTCGggacggaaaaaaaaaaaattgtttaggGTTACCTATTTCCTCTAATCAATTGGTGTTACTGGTATTGTTTTAAAATTGTATGATCTTGTTCAACAAGGATTTttcagaatatatatatatatatatatatatatatatatatatatatatatatatatatatatatatatatagggcccttccactaagggatcccttttttggtcttttttagggatagaacattagaccaacttttagtttacatttccgcatctcaaccgttcagtgtttaggtcctaatgtgtagatcacctctgcatattttcagtcaaatcggtgatcgttaaggtatcgaactagattaaatcaatggacgaaccgaatctgtccaacctgaaccgttcatacatataattgtaaatcggcgatttgaatgccttaacgataattaatttggctgaaaatttgcagaggtgatctacacgttaggacctaaaaattgaattgTTGAGATaccaaaatatgatcgaaaagttagtctaatgccctatccctaaaaaagacaaaaaaaaatggatctCTCACTAGAAtggccctgtatatatatatatatatatatatatatatatatatatatatatatatatatcctatccagagcgatgccttgctctgaaatttcagagcgaggttagggtttagcgtcacttttcggtcgcatttccacatctcgaccattcagtttttagctactaatgtatagatcatctctgcaaaatttcaaccaaattgattgtcgttaaggcattgataactgccttaaagctagtacaaTTTAGGttagacagattcagttcgtccactagtttaagtgagttagataccttaaagatcatcaatttggttaaaattttgcatagatgatctatacattgatacctaaaaactgaacggttgagatatGGATATGAGActaaaaagtgaccctaaaccctaacctcgctctgaaatttcaaagcgaggcctcgctctggataaaatctatatatatatattaagtgagttagatactttacagtccggctacggtaaggacgtccgtacctaagcttaggtacaGATTTCctgtttttccccactttccgatcacatattcacatcttaaccgttcagtttttaggtcctaatgtatagatcacttctgcaaaatttcagccaaattgatgatcgttaaggcatccaaaactgcaatttacaacaatgtacacgaacggttccggttcgacagattcggttcgttcgtgtaaattgcagttttggatgccttaacgatcatcaatttggctgaaattttgcagaaatggtatatacattaggacctaaaaactgaacggttaagatgtgaatatgtgatcggaaagtgggaaaaaatggaaatccgtacctaagcctTAGGTACGGACGTCCTTACctaagaaaaatcctatatatatatatatatatatatatatatatatatatatatatatatatatatatatatatatacaggccggATCATAGacggacgtccgcactatcgctaaagtgcggacgtcgacgcagcaggACGGACTCCGGAGGCATCCCAGATggcttctgggcagcgatcgaggtcggaggaggtcgagtttgcaggtttctgggcagcgacctcacctgcaactgcaggttctggACAACGCTGCAAACCgctcgccggcgactccaccctaCGGCAGACTGACTTCGCAGACCCCTGGCCTCCGTTcggcaagccgcgccgcgccgtTGACGCTTGATTGAGGTCGAAGGAGCGACGTctgcactttttctgggttgcggacgtccgctctcaaacggctccgtatatatatatatatatatatatatatatatatagacttaGGATAAGAATTTGATGGAGCTCATGGATAATCATGATTATGGGTATGAACTAGAACTAGCAGAAGTCTTTTGGCTGCTGTAGTGGTTGGATCTGGGTCTCTATCCCATATA harbors:
- the LOC133730999 gene encoding uncharacterized protein LOC133730999, whose protein sequence is METLRVKVGFDNCLCEPKGDDSRGIAMLRMNDVLLHVHNYSTRHVDVSIGARGSVGRKKRLFRFEQFWAQHAACEEVVKSGWQGFRQAEMRAVRARLNELLEAPFDSAMNQEKQALNIRLQELLTQEETIWSQQSKEMWLKSGDRNTAYFHRRASNRRQRNTIKGLFDDNGSSVTEANQIEKVVSNYYRKMFSTEGTNEVAMNLILGTVTPRKVQEPKNMIDLRPIALCNILYRICSKVLANRLKGLLGKVISPLQSAFILRRLISDNTLVATEVAHFLHTERRKASEHFSLKLDFSKAYDRLEWSFLQNMLMKLGFAQAWVELIMTSIKTEESQQFRNILYTYEIASGQRVNLQKSEVAFSRGMDMNRQEFLASMLGTKRVEKHDRYLGLPTHVGRKKSAAFSYLKEKLTKKSWRLLQTPDSLIARLCKDIYFPTNEYENAELGNTPSFSWRSIWEACQRHFNQADIELILNIPLSRSMGGDRQVWHFNKKGFFTTNSAYYIAKDLALGLVLAPKPPIHPLRLVWKAIWSATVPGKVALHAWRLVSNILPTQVSLSTKGYNGALDCSLCAHNYEDSLHLFINCLHAREVWSRAGVSWQGLAIASIQEWFLAIVPTLSKEELNKVLMLFWGIWKNRNAQVWEQKGKHASETLLLTVGWYEEFKKYNASPHRQS